One window from the genome of Pseudomonadota bacterium encodes:
- a CDS encoding secretin N-terminal domain-containing protein, with amino-acid sequence MNSPTKLAWAVAALLLGGCGAQPVRQSAPVAAPVATTTPMTSAPAVLPPPIASRLVMPASDTDQLPTQTTEQLYSFFARDFPIDQVLALFARAYKLNIVVDKDVTGSINVEFHDLPFDQAMEAMLGSLGYHWERDGGLVRVRSTATRTFTVDYIRVVRQGEAQATSSSTTSSVAGSGGGTSGGSGSGATGNTGGGNGNEQGGGSVSVSQQGSVPFWDELETQLRSMLSPNARLVVNRTAGTIMVTDQMRRVREVGRYLGDVNEAVQRQVDIEVRIVEVTLNNDFALGIDWTRAMSQFHSGKQVDFETSSIVRQPAGGVTPAANVFSLGLLDIATSGAIRLSAVIDALKQQGDVRVVSQPHIRTLNNQAGMIKVGTDRTFFRREQVTDTSAAGATTASSDIPQIVTEGIVLGLTPQISNDGMIMIDVYPVITRVSSVTQVVGANGLVQSTAPNLDIRQSTSLVRAQSGETIVIGGLISDASSDTTRGVPGLGDIPIAGNLFKGRYNQHAKQELVIFMTPKLVGPNLSRGMPLAQGGN; translated from the coding sequence ATGAATTCTCCGACCAAACTTGCCTGGGCCGTGGCCGCGCTTTTGCTCGGCGGATGCGGCGCCCAGCCCGTCCGTCAGTCCGCGCCGGTCGCCGCGCCGGTGGCCACCACCACGCCCATGACTAGCGCGCCGGCGGTGTTGCCGCCGCCCATTGCCTCGCGCCTGGTGATGCCGGCCAGCGACACCGATCAGCTGCCGACCCAGACCACCGAACAGCTCTACAGCTTTTTCGCGCGCGACTTTCCCATCGACCAGGTGCTGGCGCTGTTCGCACGCGCCTACAAGCTCAACATCGTGGTCGACAAGGACGTGACCGGCAGCATCAACGTCGAATTCCACGACCTGCCTTTCGACCAGGCCATGGAAGCGATGCTCGGCAGTCTCGGTTATCACTGGGAGCGGGATGGTGGCCTGGTGCGGGTACGTTCCACCGCCACGCGCACCTTCACCGTCGATTACATCCGCGTGGTGCGCCAGGGTGAGGCGCAGGCCACTTCGTCCAGCACCACCAGCTCGGTGGCGGGCAGCGGCGGCGGCACCAGTGGCGGTAGCGGCAGCGGCGCCACCGGCAATACCGGCGGCGGCAACGGCAATGAACAGGGCGGCGGCAGCGTGTCCGTCAGCCAGCAAGGCAGCGTGCCGTTCTGGGATGAACTCGAAACGCAGCTTCGTTCCATGCTCTCGCCGAATGCGCGGCTGGTGGTCAATCGCACCGCCGGCACCATCATGGTCACCGACCAGATGCGGCGCGTGCGTGAAGTCGGGCGTTATTTAGGGGACGTCAACGAAGCGGTGCAGCGCCAGGTCGACATCGAAGTGCGCATCGTCGAAGTCACCTTGAACAATGACTTCGCGCTCGGCATCGATTGGACGCGCGCCATGTCGCAGTTCCACAGCGGCAAGCAGGTGGATTTCGAAACCTCTTCCATCGTCAGGCAGCCGGCCGGCGGCGTGACGCCCGCGGCCAACGTGTTTTCACTGGGCCTCCTGGACATCGCCACCAGCGGCGCGATTCGCCTGTCGGCGGTGATCGATGCGCTCAAGCAGCAGGGCGACGTGCGCGTGGTATCGCAGCCGCATATCCGCACGCTCAACAACCAGGCCGGCATGATCAAGGTCGGCACCGACAGAACCTTCTTCCGTCGTGAACAGGTCACCGATACCTCGGCGGCCGGCGCCACCACCGCCTCCAGCGACATACCGCAGATCGTCACCGAAGGCATCGTGCTGGGCCTGACCCCGCAGATCTCCAACGACGGCATGATCATGATCGACGTCTATCCCGTCATCACGCGCGTATCCAGCGTCACCCAGGTGGTCGGCGCCAATGGCCTGGTGCAGAGCACCGCGCCGAATCTCGATATCCGCCAGTCGACTTCACTGGTGCGCGCGCAGAGCGGCGAGACCATCGTCATCGGTGGCCTCATTTCCGATGCCAGCAGCGACACCACGCGCGGCGTGCCGGGCCTCGGCGACATTCCGATTGCCGGCAACCTGTTCAAGGGCCGCTACAACCAGCATGCCAAGCAGGAGCTCGTGATCTTCATGACGCCCAAGCTGGTCGGCCCCAACCTGTCGCGAGGCATGCCGCTGGCGCAGGGAGGCAACTGA
- a CDS encoding prepilin-type N-terminal cleavage/methylation domain-containing protein encodes MNRAITRRHGGFTLIEMIGVLAIISTLAAVLVPNVVKTVDEAVMDAEGKDLTTLASALDTYTSTNKRIPNAAGWVAALAGVTSMSSNKINLNERGFTRGYYVDPRFFTATATAFAGYTQTSGRTSAPFSPRIMIVSDLTRNAPAAPTTAAAFNAIWNQTAAATVKEGARVRVQRMHLGSTFVPVLLTNQFTSAVGYSIEAGGAISLPAVGAGGGTGVTRYLIKGSKVSLRKPPFPTGALERAVLVNGSRELSYVSSGGATPVWSWSAP; translated from the coding sequence ATGAACCGCGCCATCACTCGCAGGCACGGCGGCTTCACCCTGATCGAAATGATCGGCGTGCTGGCCATCATCTCGACGCTGGCCGCGGTGCTGGTGCCGAACGTGGTCAAGACCGTCGATGAAGCGGTGATGGACGCCGAGGGCAAGGATCTCACCACGCTTGCCAGCGCGCTCGACACCTATACCAGCACCAACAAGCGCATTCCCAATGCCGCCGGCTGGGTCGCGGCGCTGGCCGGCGTGACCAGCATGAGCAGCAACAAGATCAATCTCAACGAGCGCGGCTTCACGCGCGGCTACTACGTCGACCCGCGCTTCTTCACCGCGACCGCCACGGCCTTTGCCGGCTATACCCAGACCAGCGGGCGCACCAGCGCGCCATTCTCGCCGCGCATCATGATCGTGTCTGACCTGACGCGTAACGCGCCGGCCGCGCCCACCACCGCCGCCGCCTTCAATGCCATCTGGAACCAGACCGCCGCCGCGACCGTCAAGGAAGGTGCGCGCGTGCGCGTGCAACGCATGCATCTCGGCAGCACTTTCGTGCCGGTGTTGCTCACCAACCAGTTCACCAGCGCGGTCGGCTACAGCATCGAGGCGGGTGGCGCGATATCGCTGCCGGCGGTCGGCGCCGGCGGCGGCACGGGCGTCACGCGTTATCTCATCAAGGGCAGCAAGGTGTCGCTGCGCAAGCCGCCGTTCCCGACGGGCGCGCTCGAACGCGCGGTGCTGGTCAACGGTTCGCGTGAATTGAGTTACGTGTCGTCGGGCGGCGCCACCCCGGTGTGGTCGTGGAGCGCGCCATGA
- a CDS encoding type II secretion system F family protein has product MLNYAYRAIDRDGNGVAGTLTAVDEQSLAEKLQTIGYWLIEAKTCKPDEVREVSRVKRADLAELFSNLAVLLDAGLSIVSALRTLESESEEQGLKRVLTDVRLNVETGTSLGEALARHPKIFDEQIRNTIAAGEYGGNLAESLREIARYLEWLGRLMADVKQASTYPIVVLCVLIAFMMLLFGFVVPKFAAILTELGLELPLVTRIVIGIGGFAQNYGLVTLAGIALAFVGVRTALHRVPTLAFAFDRLKLRMPVFGRLNRMICLSRLTHQLGLLLKSGVPITDALGLCQHSLGNRVYGELVGAALNVVLQGGVLSTAFREHADIPGMLVRMIAVGEETGRMEHALGHVAHHLDEEIPRRIKKLFGIIEPLVMLTLICLVGTVAMAIFLPLMSMIGGLGR; this is encoded by the coding sequence ATGCTCAACTACGCCTATCGCGCCATCGACCGGGACGGCAATGGAGTGGCCGGCACGCTGACCGCGGTCGACGAGCAGTCGCTGGCGGAGAAGCTGCAAACCATCGGCTACTGGCTGATCGAAGCCAAGACCTGCAAGCCCGACGAAGTTCGCGAAGTGTCGCGCGTCAAGCGCGCCGATCTCGCCGAGCTGTTCTCCAATCTCGCGGTGCTGCTCGATGCCGGCTTGAGCATCGTGTCGGCGCTGCGCACGCTGGAAAGCGAGAGCGAGGAACAAGGCTTGAAGCGCGTGCTGACCGACGTGCGCCTCAACGTCGAAACCGGCACCAGCCTCGGTGAAGCCCTGGCGCGTCATCCTAAGATCTTCGACGAACAGATCCGCAACACCATCGCGGCCGGCGAGTACGGCGGCAACCTCGCCGAGTCGCTGCGCGAAATAGCGCGCTATCTCGAATGGCTGGGGCGCCTCATGGCGGACGTCAAGCAGGCCAGCACCTATCCCATCGTGGTGCTGTGCGTGCTCATCGCCTTCATGATGCTGCTGTTCGGCTTCGTGGTGCCGAAGTTCGCCGCCATCCTCACCGAGCTCGGCCTCGAGCTGCCGCTGGTCACTCGCATCGTCATCGGCATCGGCGGGTTCGCGCAGAACTACGGGCTGGTCACGCTGGCAGGCATCGCGCTGGCGTTCGTCGGCGTGCGCACGGCGCTGCACCGCGTACCGACGCTGGCCTTTGCCTTCGACAGGCTGAAACTGCGCATGCCGGTGTTCGGCAGGCTGAATCGCATGATTTGCCTGTCGCGTCTCACCCATCAGCTCGGCCTGCTGTTGAAATCCGGCGTGCCCATCACCGACGCCCTCGGCCTGTGCCAGCACTCGCTCGGCAATCGCGTGTACGGCGAACTGGTGGGCGCGGCGCTCAACGTGGTGCTGCAGGGCGGGGTGCTGAGTACGGCATTTCGCGAACACGCCGATATCCCCGGCATGTTGGTAAGAATGATCGCCGTGGGTGAGGAGACCGGTCGCATGGAACATGCGCTCGGCCATGTCGCCCATCACCTCGACGAAGAGATCCCGCGCCGCATCAAGAAGCTGTTCGGCATCATCGAGCCGCTGGTGATGCTGACCCTCATCTGCCTGGTCGGCACCGTCGCCATGGCCATCTTCCTGCCCCTGATGAGCATGATCGGCGGTCTCGGCCGATGA